A genomic window from Silene latifolia isolate original U9 population chromosome 11, ASM4854445v1, whole genome shotgun sequence includes:
- the LOC141613136 gene encoding uncharacterized protein LOC141613136, whose protein sequence is MRQRRWLELIKDYDIELQYHEGKVNVVVDALSRKIAHGLVRDLEKLEVEVLNKGKLTLNAMTAEPDLYHELRVLQWEDPDHSQEDIMRSTQFKISIHPGSDKMYKDLKLQYWWHGIKRDVAEYVAKCLVCHKVKFEH, encoded by the exons atgagacagaggaggtggttAGAACTCATCAAAGACTACGACATTGAGTTGCAATACCATGAGGGGAAGGTAAATGTCGTCGTCGACGCTCTGAGTAGGAAGATCGCTCACGGGCTAGTACGAGACTTAGAGAAGTTGGAAGTTGAGGTTTTGAATAAAGGAAAGTTAACCTTAAATGCCATGACTGCTGAACCCGATTTGTATCATGAACTTAGAGTTCTGCAATGGGAAGATCCAGA CCATTCGCAAGAAGATATTATGAGAAGCACACAGTTCAAGATATCCATTCACCCAGGATCTGATAAGATGTACAAGGATTTGAAGCTACAATATTGGTGGCACGGGATTAAGAGGGATGTAGCAGAATATGTAGCCAAGTGCCTCGTTTGCCATAAGGTGAAGTTCGAACACTAA